TAATATGAGATTGAGCGACTAATAATTGTTGAATATCGAGAAGTTGATGCCAATTTTCTGTTAACTGAACTACAATCGGTTCATACAATAATTCAGGCGATCGCTGTACAGCATGGTGAGCCGCTTCTACAATTAAAGTATTTCCGGGTAAAACTAATAATTCCGTTTGAGAAAACCGTTGTAATGAGCGAATAGAACGTTGTAAAAACAATTCTCGCCCATAAGGACGACTTAAACGTTCTAAAAATCTTCGTCGAGAAATCATCCCACTCAATTGACCTTCTTCGGTTAAAATTACCCCAGGAATTAGGGGATTTACTTCTAACTTTTGAGTGAGAATTATTCCCGGTTCGTTGATATCAACTTGAACATCATACAAAGATAACTCTTGTAGCGTAGATTCTAGCTCTAAGTTATGAATGGATGAGAAAGGAAGGACTGAGGATGGCGTTTCCATATCGTAGACATTGACCATAATGATATCTATGACAATTAATTAAAGTTTAACTTGTATTTAACTTGTAGGATAAGGGATGCTTTTTCACCCTGAAAACCTTTGATTCTATTTTATTCTATAATTTATAGTTTGAAGCGAAATTTAAAATTTAACGTGTTATTAATATGTTTACCTATTGTTAAACTTCTTCGGAACGAATACTCCTAAAACCCCAAATACTGCGTTAAGACAGGGCGGTTTACTCCGTGATTTTAGCTATTTTTCTAGTGATTTTGAAGCGATACTTGAGGACTTGTAACCCAGAGGTAGGGGTCTCTCATGCTGAAAGAGACCACCCGATCTCGTCCTTGATTTTTAGCTTCATACAAAGCTTGGTCAGCTGCAATAATTAAATCTCCTGGTGTTTTAATCTGGTTCATGATTTCGGAATTACCAAATTCTACAGTCGCAATTCCTAAACTTATGGTGACATGGGAACTCACGGAAGAACTAGGATGATGAAGCTGAATTGCTTTGATATTATCTCGCATTTTTTCAGCAATTAAAATAGCTTGATCTAGGTAGATTTTAGGTAAAACAACTACAAATTCTTCTCCCCCATATCGGGCGACTAAACCTTGATCTAAGGTCAGGGTTTGTGCGATTACTTGAGCTATTTGTTTAAGACAATCATCTCCGGCTTGATGTCCGTAGGTATCATTATAAGCTTTGAAGTAATCAACATCAGTAAAAATCAGAGAAAGTGGAAATTTCGTGAATTCAAGTTGTAACCATTGTTGTTCAAAATATTGATCAAAAAAATGACGGTTAGCGACTTGAGTTAAGCCGTCTAAGCTGGCTTTGATTTGTAGTTCCTGATATAATTCTTGTAAGATTTGATTGGATAATTGATGAATTTGAGCCTGAGCGAGTAAAAGTTGGTACATATCAATCAATCGATAAATTTGAGGTGCGAGTTGAACAACGATGGGTTCATAAACTAAATCCGGTAAGCGTTTTAAAGCCGATTGAGTCGCTTCTAAAATGGGAGTGGAACCAGCCAAAATTAAAAGCTGTTTTTTTTCCAAGCGATACAACAGTTTTAACGGACGCTTTAAAAACAATTCAATTCCATAAGGACGACTTAACCGTTCTAAAAATCGCCGTCGAGAAATCATCCCAAAAAATTCTTGCTTTTGCGTTAAAATGACTCCGGGGAATAAAGGATTATAATTAAAATAGTTAGCAACAACTTCCCCACATTCTGAAACATCAACTTGACAATCATACAAGTGCTGATCTTGTAGGGTTGAGGATAAACTAGAACAGAGGATAGAAGGGATGGGGTGCGACAGGTTGTACAAATCAAATTCGTTGGAACTTAGCATAAAATGTTGATGTTGTTTGTAAAGATATGATATTCTGATCGATTAAGGTTTTCACAAACCTGCATCAGATCAGTTACCATCTATCATAACTAAGTTGCCATGTAAAGCTATAGGCAAAAATTAGTTTAATATATTCACGAAACCAACAATTTTAGTCTCAAAAATTATCCTATTAAATTATTGAATATCCGTAGATTTGTTGAAATTAAAAGAGTAATTTAACCGAGAAAATACTTAGGAATTATGCAGAAACCGAGTTTTTTATACCGCTACGCGCTCTTAGAACAGGGAACACTTCGACCCTTCGGCAAGCTCAGGGCATCGCAGGCTCAGTGCTTCGCAGTAAGCAGTGAAATATAGCGGTTTTCAGTCCGATGAGGTACCGTTAACCCTTTCTATAAAAACCAGCCAGCGATGGCATCAGGTACAGGAGTAACTGATGCCATCGCACACCTCTATAAGCAGAAATTTTGGTAGAAGCCACCCCTACGGTTTTAATCATTATCTGATAGAATTTGTAAACGAATTCTGCCCTCGCTACCATCGCCTAATTGCACTTCAATAATTTGACCTGCTAACTGTTCTAAACAGCCTAAAAGCGATCGCAAATGGGGGGTACTTGCTCCCGTATCCACATATAAACGATCGGCTAAACTTCCGACTCGTTTCCAACTGCTATAGAGTTTAACCATCGTTTGTTCGAGAGCAGTAGCTTGTTTGACTAAATCAGAAGCCGTATTTAAACATCCCACCCGCAGCGCTTCTTCTAATGCCATTTCCATATCGACAGAAGACTGATTTAAGGCTTGAACTTGAGCCGCAGCATCCAAATATTTCGATAAATTTTTAGCTTCTGATGTTAACTGTTTAATCGTATCAACATCAGGATTTTCGATCATTTCCCGTTGCAATTCTGTTATATGTGCTTCGGGTAATTTTTCCATTTCTCGAACTAATGGCGCCAAATAGCGAGGCGGCATTGAACCCTCCGTTGCTTTTTCCCGAATTTCATCAGGAATTAAATCGGAACTCATCGCCGTCCATTCATCATTGAGTTGTCGAACTTCGCGGCGAGTAATGCGATCGCCTTTACAAGCAGCATCACTCACCATTTGTTGCACTTCTGCGGGTGCTTTTGCAGTTTCTATAAATGCTCGTTTACTAAAATTATTAATCGCATCGGGGTTAAGATGACCTTGAAGTAATAGGGCATCAGCGCTATTTGCTAATTCAATTAAAGCATAAGCTTGACTCTTGCTAATTTCCCGTTCTTTTAACCAATTTAAAAAGCCTGTACCCCGTCCTTCCCCGCCTTTTTTTTCTCGATCGCGGACAACTCTTAAGATTCTGCCGCGCCAGATTTCCGTTTGCAAGTCGAAGCGATCGCAAACTTTCCAAGCGACATCAATTTGGTGTTCAAAATCCAATTCAGGAATTTCTGCTTCTGGATCAGGGAGTTCAAAATGCAGATCCTGAAATTCAGCTAAAACCTGGATCAGTTCATCGGGAGTTTGGGGACTGTCGGCCATCGGACGCACGCTTGTTGGGAGACTGCCGGATCATTATTGCACAATTGGGGAACTTCTGGAGTTCTTCTGGGGGTGTTGTGTCCAGTTCAGGCAGGCTATCATCGTTAATAATTTACAATTGTTTAACTCTTGTTCTAGCGATTTTGGGCTATTTTTGGTAAAATGTCGAGCTAATCAAGCCGATGAGCTTAATTGATTTTAAGAGACGAGCGATCGCAGATTTATTAATGATTACAGTAAAAATAATTAGGATTGAGATCATGAAAATTAGAGAATTCCTACAACAAAAACGAGAAGATATTTTGCAAATAGCCGATCAACATGGAGCATTCAATGTGCGAATATTTGGCTCGGTTGCCAGAGGGGAAGAAACAGAGAATAGTGATATTGATTTTTTAATTGATTACGATATTTCTAAAATTTCTCCTTGGTTTCCAGTGGGGTTAATTGAAGATTTAGAGCAAATTTTAAATCGTAAGGTTGATGTGGTGACAGCGAAATCTTTACATTACTTTATTCGAGAAAAAATATTGAATGAGGCAATTAAATTATGAAAGAAAATAGAATTTACTTAATCCATATTCGAGATTGTTTACAACGCATTAAATCTTATACGGCTACGGGAAAAGATGGCTTTTATGAACAGACGATGATTCAAGATGCAGTGATGAGAAATCTTGAGGTGATGTGTGAATCTATCAGACTATTACCTGATGAATGGAAAGCATCAGAACCTAATACACCTTGGCACAGAATTGTTGGATTTAGGAATAGACTAGCCCATGAGTATTTAGGGATTGATTTAGAGGTTATATGGGATATCGTTGAAAATTACTTACCCGGGTTAGAAACCGCAATTGAAAAAATAGCAGAAAGATTTTGGCAGGTATAAACTATTGATTGAAATTCGACTGTTTAGACTATTAGCACAGAAACCGGGTTTCTGACTATTATTTCTGGGATGAAATCAAGACTTATTGTTCAGAAACCCGGTTTCTTGGTTTGTGTACCTCAGTCCTATTTATTATTCATTAATGATCGACTTTCTCACCCTCTCAACTCGTCGAGGCGCTTCAATTTCTGTAAACAGTTGAATAGCATTATCAAAATTAGGTTGACTGTTTTCCCTATCCCCCATCTGTTGATAGGTTAACGCCTGTTGATAATAAGCTTCAGCAATGTCACATTTTGCCCCAATTTGTTCTAAAATTTCTATCGATTCTTGATGATGAGTGAGTGCGGTTGTAAAGTCGCCCTGCATTCGGTAAAGTTCTCCTAGACCTGTTAAGGCTTTGGCTTTTACTTGAGTAAAGTTAGTTTCTTGAGCAAATGATATGGCTTGATTATACATTTCAAAAGAATTTAGAGTCTCGCCAATATTCTTATATGCTACTCCCAAGCATAGAAAAGTGTAACCTTGGCTCCAAATAGTCACTTTAGCTTCTTTTAAAGGTTTACTTTTATTAAGATAAGATAGTGTTGTTTCAGTGTTACCCCAATATGAATTTATTAAAGCAAGGTAAACATAACTGCATAATTGAATATGATAAAAGTGATCTTGATAAAGTTGATTCTCTTTTGTTATTAAGATTATTTTTTTGTTAGAGAGTGTGAAAATCGTTTCTTCAAATAAAAGATAAGATTGTCCTAAATCCCCTATATCTAAATAGCACAATCCTTGATTAAATAAGGATACAACGGATAATCTATACAATTGATATAAATAAAAATCTAGTTCTGGACTTTGTTCAGAATCAATATATAGTGTTTTTATTTTTTCTGCTATTGATTTACATTCCTTATGATGATTTATTGCTTGATGTATAGAACCTCTTAGCCATTGTATATCACCTAATATCTTGTATAACCTAGCTTTAACATAACTATTCTCTAGCTTGTCTTTAACTTTATTAATTAATGAAGCAGTTTGTTGTAATAAGCCAAATCTAGCAAATGATCCACCTAGTGGTTCACCTCTTTGCCACTTGTTATACCTTTCTTTTTCTATTATAGAACCTGCTTGTTCAAAATCATCAATTTCTACATAATGATAATAAGCTTCTAACGCGGTTAACCCATCTTTTATCGTTTCAACACTTTCAACACTCTCCGTCCAAAACTCCGCAGCTTTAATATTAGCGGTTTCCCAATCTTCACTTTTTCTTAAACGTGCGATCGCTTCTTCCCTAACCATTGGATGTAAAAAAAATTCACCCTTGTTAACTTCTACTAAAGAACGATTTTTTAACGACTCAATCACTCTGCGCTGTTCACCTTCTGGAACATCCCATAATAAACACAATAACCCATTATCAGGAACAGTGGGAACATCTTGATAGCGGTAACACCCCAACCGACATAATAATTTAAACGCATTAATATCAAGTTCTTGCAAACGCTTAAACTGAGAATTAACTAAATTTTTTAAATCGGGTTTAGCTAAAATTTCAGCTTGGTTACAATTCCAATAAGTTTGAATATCTCCTTGATTATCTTCTTGAATTGCACCGCAAAGAATCCGCATCGCCTTAGCATTTCCCCCATAGACTTTGTGCATTTCAGTTAAAATAGACTCATAATTATTAATCTGATAATATTTAAAATATTGTTTCCAGGTACAATAGTCTAACTCAGGTAAACGATAGGTTTCAACCGTAATATCCCCTTCACACAAACGTTCACGACTGGTAATTAAAGTTACTGACTGCACCATCGGATCTGTTAACATTCTCAATAGTTCGATATAACATCGATGGGGTTCAATAAATCTAAACTCAGAATCTAGTGCAGGTTCTAAGTTATCAATTAATATCCCTATTTTTTGATTTTGTAACAATCGTTTGAGTCGTCCCAAGGACACCATAAAATCCCGTCCAGGTTCCTCCTCAAAATCCTTTTTCAGCCATTCCTCAACAATAGTTTCAACAGGCGAGATGGTTTCCCTTTCCTTCGCCATCGTCAAATATAAGATTTTATCAAAATTTTGATTCTTCAGAAATTCTGTAGCCAGAGTTGTTTTCCCAATTCCTGCTGCGGCTTGAATTAAAATAATTTTCGCACCTTGATTAATTTTGGTTTTAAGGTGAGCGATCGCATTTTCCCGACCAATAAAATTAATATTTTCGTTAACAATATTTTCGGGAATGGTGATCTCATTGTTACTATCAATAAAATTAGATGCAGGGGTTATAGGTGTGGAGGGAGAGGCGATCGCAACTTTATTATAGTAACGCTCGACAACCGCTTGCACATTATCCCGCTTTACCTTTTCTTCACATAAGTTTGACAACCTTTGCCAAAGTTTGTATGCAGCCGTCTTAACACTTTCACCTACAAACCCCTCGCTATTTCCAATTTCATCATAACTTTTGCCCTCTTTACCCCTCCACGCCTCTTTCAAGATAGTAGTTTCAAGGGTACTCAAGGTTTTGAGCTTCTTAGCCATTAGTTGTGAACTGATAAAGTCCAAAACTGAATTGATGTCCATAGATGTATCCACTGGTAAGTCGCAGCCTCTAATAATAACTATAGATGACTTTGACTGACTTTGGTTAACTCAGGCTCACTTTATCACCCTTTTAAAGCTAAAAAGATCATTTTTTAAATGATTGACTTTCATCTACTGACCATTAAAGAAATTCATTTTATTCTATTGATTAGAAAGACAGTAAATTATCAATCTTTCAAGGAGATAAAACTATGTCTAGCAAAGAAAACACCCCCCGTTATGACGTTAAAACTAGCAGTGATCATACCCTTGGTGGCTTCGGCTCGAAGATACACAGAACGGTCATCCGGGATAACGCCACTGGTCAAACTCACACGGGTACTTCGTATACCAGTGCAGAAAAGTCCCGCGATAATGCGTTTGATAAAGCCAATAAAAATCGCTAAACAGGAGATCTACCCCCTTCTGCAAGAGGAACAAACCACGTCTGGGCACATTTAGATGCCGACAAGTGCGTTTATAACAAGTAGAGACTTACCTAGGGGGGCGGGTTCGCCAATATCTCGAATACCTGCTAGAAATTTCACTGAACCCTCCCCTTTTTATTATCAATTAACTCCTTAATACTAAAAACTTTAGTCAGTTTTAACCAACTAAAGTTTTAGCTTTATTAAGTCTTTAACCTATTTTAATAGGTTTGAGCTTTGAGCCTGAATTTTAATTCAAGGCTGTTTTTTCTAGTTGATTAATCATCAACTCATCCTAGATGGTGCGTGCGCGTTGCTTACACACCCTACAATTAACGAGTGTAACGACCATTATTCGGATAAGGTTGGGGATAAGTTTGATTGGTGTTACGATCATAACGCTCATAGCGATCGCTCCCATTATAAGTTCCTGAATTATACCGACCATTATAATTCCCATTAGTCTCACCCCGTTTCCAAGCTTCATATTCTTGATCTAAACGTTGATCAAGAGCATTATGAGAATCTCGGATCATTTGGGCTTTTTGCGCTGAGGATAAATTGTTATATTGGGGTTTTTTCACCTCTTGTCGCATTTGCTGTTCTAACTCCGCATGACGCTGTTGACGATATTTATCAAATGACTGTTGACTATTGCGATCGTTGCGATTATTGGTATTATAACGACCATTATTATTATAACGATCGTTGTTATTATAACGACCATTATTATTAGATTGCCGTTGTTTCAAGTTGTCATATTCTTGATCTAAACTTTGATCCAGAGTATTATGAGCATCTCGAATCATTTGGGCTTTTTGGGATGAGGATAAATTGCGATATTGAGGTTTTTTCACCTCTTCCCGCATTTGCTGCTCTAACTGTGCATGACGCTGTTGACGATATTGATCAAAATTATTGAGATTATTTTGAGCCAGAATTAAATCTTGAGAGGACTGTCTTGGAGAAGTTGTGTTAATTGGGTTATTAGGCATCACAGCATAGGCTGGAAGCATGGAACTGGCTGCTAATACCACTGTCGCTAAGGTTAATGTCGGTTTCATAGGTCTACTCAACTTGAGAAAATGGTGGATTCTTTTCCTTATTTTAAACTAAAACTTTCTGCCGTAGTTTACATCATCCTGAAAGATGATTTTACCAATTTTGATAAGAATTCCTAGGCTATCTGGGAAAAATGCGAGTCAGCAATTGCTCTAACTCCTGACTTACTTTAATAGTCGATGGACATCCCAAAAGGTTCCCTAACCAGCGAGAACCCAATAAACCCAGTTTCTATCGGTGTTTAGTTATTAGTGAAAGCATTAAGAGTTAATTAACTGTCCACTTTTTGTCTAATCCCAGTCAATATTCCTCAAAGCTGTGTTCACCCTGATAGTCACTTGAAGGGAAAACCTTAATGTTTAGTAGGCGTAAACAGGGTAACTTTATCCTCCTACCCCGACCTAGGGATTAAAGTCGCTTTAATAATACTCCAGTTTGCCAATAATAGGCTTCTTGTTTAACAGCTAAAACCTGGAAAAAGGGTTTCCATTTTTCAGCAAAATAATTGATATCATAAAAAACCAATGATCTTGTATCTCGTCCTAATGTAAACATGGCAAAATCTTGATTAATATATTCCAAATAGTTTTGCATACAGGCTTGTTTTTGTTCTTTTGGCCAGATATTATTATTAGATAGCCAGAGTTCAGGAAATTCTCTGATTTTCTCAAAAATATAACGTTCTTGAATAGTAATAAAAGCCAGTCCTCCGGGTTTTAAAATTCGACGGAGTTCTAACAGCCAAGCATCTGCTAAATCATCAATATGAGTAAACACTGAGCCCGCATAAATTAAATCAAAATAGCGGTCTTCAAAGGGTAAATGGGGCATTGTTGTCCCTACAAAAAAATGAAAGGGAGGACTCATATTTTGTTGACACCATGCAATACAATCCGCGTTAATATCCGTTCCCCACATTTCACAAATATCAGATAAATCGGCTAACTCCCGAAGAATTCGCCCCGATGCACAGCCAAAATCTAAAATCCGGCTTCCTGTTTTTAAGAAATAACCAGACTCTCGCAATACACTCAACATTACCTGAACTTGAGTTTTTCCAGAGTTAAGATAATACTGCTCATTTTCGGCAAAAACTAACATGATCTCTTTGGGGGGAACCGGAAATTGCCATTTCCCTGTCTGGGAATTTTTGCCCAAAGGAACAGGTTTAGGTAACAGATAAGAAGGCGCTTGTCCCGATTTAGGGTAATATTTTAACCAGTCAATCGGTTCTAATTGACCTGATGATGGGGTAGAAGGTGAAATAGAAGAAATTCCGATGAGTTCATTCAATTTTTGTTGGGTTGAAATATCATCCGGTTGCAGTTGTAAAGCTTTTTCAAAACAAGCGATCGCCTCTTGTTTTTGTTGTACATTCAGATACGCTAAACCTAAGTTATAATAACAGGAGGCTTCCGTTGAATTTAATTCCAGCGCTTGTTGATAAGCTGGAATGGCATCTTGCCATCGTTGTAATTGAATGAACCCTTCCCCTAAATTTTTATAAGACCAAAAGAAATCCGATTTAATTCGATGGGCTGTGGTATAAACATCAACGGCTTCTTGCCATCGTTTTAAATTGCAGAGGGAATCCCCTAAATTAATATAACACCAAAAGAAATTCGGATCAATAGAAATAGCTTGTTGACAAACTGGGATGGCTTCTTCCCATTGTTCTAACTGAATTAAGGCTTTGCTTAAACCAACATAAGACCAAAAAAAGTCCGGTTTTAATTCAATGGAATGGCGATAAATTGGAATCACCTCTTCCCATCTTTCTAAGGTGGTTAATACTTCTCCTAACTGTTGATAAACTCCCCAAAAATCAGGATCTAATTCCATCGCTTTTTTATAGATAGGAACGGCTTTTTCCCATTGTTGGGTCTGGGTTAAACATTGTCCTAAACTATTATAAGCCCAAAAGCAATTAGGGTCTAATTTAATCGCTGTTTCATAGATAGGAATAGCTTCTTCCCATCGCTTTAATTTAATTAAAGCTTCTCCTAAATTATTATAAGCCCAAAATTCATTAGATTTTAATTCAATCACTTTTTGATAAGCTATAACCGCTTGTTCAAATTGTTCTGTTTTTAGAGAATAATAGCCAATTCTTTGATACCCTAAAAGTAAGCTGGGTTCAAGATTAATCAATTTTTGGTAACAAATGATTGCTTCGTTAAACTGTCCACTCTCTTGATATTGAGTGGCTTGTTGAGATAATTCACTCATCAGGGAAGCATAGGGATGAGAGGATTGAGTAATAATTAAACTATCTTCTGGGTTAGATTGGGTCATATTTTGGGGTACAAACTGTTGCAATGGGTTACTTTTATTTATTCTATCAGTGAATGGCTGTATTTACTCAATAAACCCTGATTAATAATGCCTTTTCTATCAGAATCATCAGCCTCCAATATTAATATTTTGTACCCGAACTGGAACGCAAGCATGGGTCATTTGAGCAATTTGTAAAGGTTCTCCTTTTCCACACATATTAGTGCCACATTGTTGCCATTCAGAAGCAGGGCCAATAGCATCGACTTGGTTCCAAAAATCCGTTGTCATGGCGTGATAGGTGACATCTTTTAACATTCCGACAATTTTGCCATTTTTGATTTGCCAAAACCCATCGCCACCAAATTGAAAATTACGCCGTTGTTGATCAATGGAAAAACTACCAATACCATCTATTAAAATTCCCTCTTTGGTATCAGCAATCATCTCGGCTAATGTTGCCGTATGACTGCCTCCAATTGGCCCTGGTTCTAATCCTAAATTGGGAATTCTCACCATCGGTAAACTTGACCAACTATCAGCAAAAGCACAGCCCTTACTACTTGATTTTCCTAAGCGATAAGCGGTTTCTCGATCTGTTAAATAATCCACTAAAATACCCTCTTTCACTACATACCATTCTTGAGAGGGAACTCCTTCATCATCATAACCGATGGTACTCCGTCCTGCGGGTTGGGTGCGATCGCATTTAAAATTAATCCAAGGCGCTGCATATTGGAGAGTTCCGAGTTGATCCGTTGTGGCAAAACTGGTGCCTGCAAAGTTAGATTCATAGCCATAAACCCGATCTAATTCGGTGGGATGACCAACGGATTCATGAATAGTTAAATAAAGATTTGTCGGCTTTAAAATTAACGTGCTTTGAATTCCTGACGGCCCTTTAGGAGCATAAACTTTTTCTAAAGCTTCTTCGGCGACCCGTTCAATTTGACTCAATAAATCGGTTTGATCAATATGTTCATAACCAAGATTTAAAGGAGGTCGTTCATAACTGCGACTTTGAGCATCCCCATTCGCAACCGCCGTACAGCGATATCCACTATAACTGCGATAAATTGTTTGTTCAATTAATGACCCTTCTGTGGAAGCAAAGAGTTTATTTTCTTGGTTAAATTGTAGATAAGAATTTGCTTTTCTAATTCCTTGTTCTTGATACTGAAGTAAGCGATCATTGATCGTTAATAATAAATTAGCTTTTTCGCTAATTGGAATTGAAAAGGGATCAATTTTAATCGGTGTAATATAGGTATCTTGGTAGGCTTTAACGGGAACTAAACGCACAGGATTTTGTTGACATAAACGGCTTCCTTTGGCAATTTCAATCGCCAAATTAACCATCCGAATTAATTCTTCTGGGGTTTGGCGATAACTCGCAGCAAATCCCCAAGCGCCCTTCAGCAAAACTCGGACTCCAAAACCAGATTTCTGATGATCGGTGAGGTGACTTAAGGAGTGATCATGAGCATGAAGTGTTTGATTTCGATAGGTACAAAAACGAATATCTCCATACTCACATCCCGCTTGATCAATTAAATCAATCGCAAGAGTAGCTAAATCACAGGTTTTTTGGCGGGTAGAGGTTGTTAGCATATTTTGTTAATGGGGTAATAGAAAGAAACCCCCAAACTAAAAATAATAATAAAAAAGATTAGGAATAACATAGAACAATTGAGGTGTGTTGTCTGTTAACCGTCAACCGTCAACCGTCAACCGTCAACAGCCAACAAGCCTCTACCTATTCCAAGAATAAATTAGGATCGGGTGCACCTTGTCCATCCGTAGGACTCGGTTCAACAGCCGATGGAGGCGCGGGTTCGGGTGCAGGCGCCACCACTTCAGCCGCAGGTTCTGGGGGTGTATAGGGATCATCCGAGTAACCTGAATCTGGTGCTGCATTTGAGGGGCTAGAATAACCACTATCCTCAGAATAGCTGGGTTCTGAATAATTGGAATACCCACTATCGCCAGAATAGCTGGGTTCTGAATAATTGGAATACCCACTATCGCCAGAATAGCCCGAATCATTAGAGTAGGAATCCCCTTGAGATACCGGACGAGCCGTTTCTACAGGCTGCTGTTGGGCTGCGATGGCCGTATCTCGTTCGGCGGCCCATCCGGCGATCGCCCCTTGAGCCTCAGAATATAACGCCCGACCATAGCCAATTTGAGCAGCTTCAGCAATGGCGCCACTGAGATTTCCCTTCCCGGCTAAACCATAAGCTCGATTCAAAATTGGCCGATCTTCAGTGGTTTGAACTTGAGCCACCCAACCGGAAATTTTATCTCGTGCGGGCTGATACAACGCCCGACCAGAGTTAATTTTAGAAGCTTTATCAATCGCAGCACTGAGATTTCCCTGTTTCGCTAAAGCTAACGCTTCATTCAGTAGGGGCTGATCCTCTATAATTTCAATCCGTTTTGTCCATTCTGCAATTAACGTTTGGGCTTCAATCCTTAACGGGCGTCCTAAAGCCACTTGACGCGCTTGTTGGACGGCGGTTTCAAACCCGTCTATGCTTCCCGTTTGGGCTAAACGTCGAGCTAGAGCAATGTAGGGCTGATCCTCTAAGCGTTGAATTTGTTTGCGCCAATGGGCGACTAAGGTTTGAGCATGAATACGCCGAGGTTGTTGGGGCGTAATCATTTGAGCTTGATCAATTGCCAATTGTAAAGTAAAGGGATGCTCAATATTCGCCGCCACCGTCGCCAACTGCAAATTCATCAGATCTTGAATTTGTTTGGAAATCTCCTCCGGTTTAACTTGAGCTTCCTCATAGGGAGGGCGATTATTCCCCATTTTATCCAGAGCCGCTTGTCCTTCCCAAAGCAGGGCCA
The sequence above is drawn from the Planktothrix serta PCC 8927 genome and encodes:
- a CDS encoding TldD/PmbA family protein, translating into MLTTSTRQKTCDLATLAIDLIDQAGCEYGDIRFCTYRNQTLHAHDHSLSHLTDHQKSGFGVRVLLKGAWGFAASYRQTPEELIRMVNLAIEIAKGSRLCQQNPVRLVPVKAYQDTYITPIKIDPFSIPISEKANLLLTINDRLLQYQEQGIRKANSYLQFNQENKLFASTEGSLIEQTIYRSYSGYRCTAVANGDAQSRSYERPPLNLGYEHIDQTDLLSQIERVAEEALEKVYAPKGPSGIQSTLILKPTNLYLTIHESVGHPTELDRVYGYESNFAGTSFATTDQLGTLQYAAPWINFKCDRTQPAGRSTIGYDDEGVPSQEWYVVKEGILVDYLTDRETAYRLGKSSSKGCAFADSWSSLPMVRIPNLGLEPGPIGGSHTATLAEMIADTKEGILIDGIGSFSIDQQRRNFQFGGDGFWQIKNGKIVGMLKDVTYHAMTTDFWNQVDAIGPASEWQQCGTNMCGKGEPLQIAQMTHACVPVRVQNINIGG